One window of the Candidatus Dependentiae bacterium genome contains the following:
- a CDS encoding GIY-YIG nuclease family protein produces the protein MGFYVYILKCKDGSYYTGHTDDMDKRLYEHQHGLIKTCYTYKRRPVELVFVDMLATRDDAFFAERQIKGWSRKKKEALMQEDWQEIKRLNSIQKSKNIPLNPSTSSG, from the coding sequence ATGGGGTTTTATGTTTATATATTAAAGTGTAAGGATGGTTCTTATTACACAGGCCATACAGATGATATGGATAAGAGATTATATGAACATCAACATGGCCTTATAAAGACATGTTACACCTATAAGCGTAGACCGGTAGAGCTTGTTTTTGTGGATATGCTTGCTACTCGAGATGATGCTTTTTTTGCAGAACGGCAAATTAAGGGATGGTCTCGTAAAAAAAAAGAAGCGCTGATGCAAGAAGATTGGCAAGAAATTAAAAGATTAAATAGCATCCAAAAATCTAAAAATATTCCGCTAAATCCTTCAACAAGTTCAGGATGA
- the leuS gene encoding leucine--tRNA ligase, with the protein MSYDFKTLERKWQKLWEAHPAQTQPTGTGKKYYCLDMFPYPSGSGLHVGHWRGYVLSDVYARIKWLEGYNVLHPMGWDAFGLPAENDAIKKGIHPQTSTAQNIANFKKQLKQIAALYDWDKEVNTTDPDYYKWTQWIFLQMFKAGLAYEAVVPINWCPSCLTGLANEEVVNGACERCGTAVVQKNIRQWMLKITDYADKLLAGLDTLDWPEKVKTMQRNWIGKSEGAEIIFKATDLDGQKIDMPVYTTCPETIYGVSFIAVAPEHPLVEKLLIEEQREEIESYQNLTKTLSSSERMLDKEKTGVFSGAYAENPATKEMIPVYIANYVLPDYGTGIVMGVPGHDERDFEFAKQFDLPRPQVVAIEGMKTDANNDVIAVVEYATSGAPLINSGPFNGLHAKTEGRDKIIEYLVTQGVAVRTINYKLRDWVFSRQRYWGEPIPLIHCATCGIVPVPEDQLPVELPDVDNYQPTGTGESPLAAITEWVNTTCPQCGGNAKRETNTMPQWAGSCWYFLRYPNPHLHDKPWDMKDMNYWLPVDLYVGGIEHAILHLLYARFYVKVLYDLGFLSFNEPFTHLFNQGMVLKYSDKSGQVEKMSKSKGNVVSPDEMVEEFGSDALRMYMLFMGPPELDCEWQDNGLKGIKGFLNRLWTYLTNPANRTDDEDELTTKRVHKFLKEYQERLERFKPNTAVSAFMELLNDLTAHTMQLSNDSLEKIVVSLSVLAPHMASELINNLLHKQLRDCTWPTYDAALVVEDEASIIVQVNGKMRANILVPRGAEQAVVEDAAKHVILKWLENKEVVKVVFVKDRLINFVVK; encoded by the coding sequence ATGAGTTATGATTTCAAAACCCTCGAGCGCAAATGGCAAAAGCTGTGGGAAGCTCATCCCGCACAGACACAACCAACAGGTACAGGAAAAAAATATTATTGCTTAGATATGTTCCCGTATCCGTCAGGTTCCGGGTTGCATGTGGGGCACTGGCGTGGGTATGTGCTTTCTGATGTATATGCGCGTATTAAATGGTTAGAAGGATATAATGTATTGCATCCGATGGGGTGGGATGCATTTGGGCTACCTGCAGAAAATGATGCAATCAAAAAAGGTATTCATCCTCAAACAAGCACAGCGCAAAATATTGCGAACTTTAAAAAACAGCTCAAACAAATTGCTGCGTTGTATGATTGGGACAAAGAAGTAAATACGACTGATCCGGATTATTATAAATGGACACAATGGATTTTTTTACAAATGTTCAAGGCCGGACTAGCGTATGAAGCGGTGGTTCCAATCAATTGGTGCCCATCATGTTTGACGGGACTTGCCAATGAAGAAGTAGTTAATGGCGCATGTGAGCGTTGTGGCACGGCAGTTGTGCAAAAAAATATTCGCCAATGGATGCTCAAAATTACCGACTATGCCGACAAGTTACTTGCAGGACTTGATACACTTGACTGGCCAGAAAAAGTCAAAACGATGCAGCGTAACTGGATTGGCAAAAGTGAAGGTGCAGAAATTATTTTCAAAGCTACAGATCTTGATGGGCAAAAAATAGATATGCCGGTATACACCACGTGCCCAGAAACTATATATGGGGTGAGTTTTATTGCGGTTGCGCCTGAGCATCCACTCGTAGAAAAATTATTGATCGAAGAACAACGAGAAGAAATTGAATCTTATCAGAATTTAACTAAAACACTTAGTTCATCTGAGCGTATGCTTGATAAAGAAAAAACAGGTGTGTTTTCTGGTGCATATGCAGAAAATCCTGCAACCAAAGAAATGATTCCTGTATATATTGCAAATTACGTATTGCCTGATTATGGAACTGGTATCGTTATGGGTGTGCCGGGTCATGATGAACGTGATTTTGAATTTGCAAAGCAGTTTGATTTACCGCGTCCACAAGTTGTTGCTATTGAGGGCATGAAGACTGATGCAAATAATGATGTGATTGCGGTTGTTGAATATGCTACTTCTGGGGCACCGCTTATTAACAGCGGGCCGTTTAATGGACTGCACGCAAAAACAGAAGGCCGAGACAAAATTATTGAATATTTGGTAACGCAAGGTGTAGCAGTGCGTACCATTAATTATAAATTACGTGATTGGGTTTTTTCTCGTCAGCGATACTGGGGTGAACCAATTCCATTAATTCATTGTGCTACATGTGGTATTGTACCGGTTCCAGAGGATCAGTTGCCGGTTGAATTGCCAGACGTAGATAATTATCAACCAACGGGGACTGGTGAATCGCCATTAGCTGCAATTACTGAATGGGTTAATACTACCTGTCCACAATGTGGTGGCAATGCAAAGCGAGAAACAAATACCATGCCACAATGGGCAGGATCATGTTGGTATTTCTTGCGCTATCCAAATCCGCATTTGCACGACAAGCCTTGGGACATGAAAGACATGAACTATTGGCTGCCGGTTGATTTATATGTTGGCGGCATTGAACATGCAATTTTGCATTTGTTGTATGCACGTTTTTATGTCAAAGTGTTGTACGATCTTGGATTTTTGTCGTTTAATGAACCATTTACTCATCTATTTAATCAGGGTATGGTACTCAAATATTCAGATAAGTCCGGTCAAGTAGAAAAAATGTCCAAATCAAAAGGCAATGTAGTCAGTCCGGATGAAATGGTGGAAGAATTTGGTTCTGATGCATTGCGTATGTATATGTTATTCATGGGACCGCCAGAACTTGATTGTGAGTGGCAAGATAATGGCCTCAAGGGTATTAAAGGATTTTTAAATCGCCTGTGGACGTATCTGACTAACCCGGCTAATCGCACTGATGATGAAGATGAATTGACAACCAAGCGGGTGCACAAATTTTTGAAAGAGTATCAAGAGCGTCTTGAGCGCTTCAAGCCAAATACGGCAGTGTCTGCCTTTATGGAGCTGCTTAATGATTTGACCGCACATACTATGCAACTTAGTAATGATTCGCTGGAAAAAATAGTAGTATCGCTTTCAGTCCTTGCTCCACATATGGCGAGTGAGTTGATCAACAATTTATTGCATAAACAGTTGCGTGATTGTACATGGCCAACATATGATGCAGCTTTGGTTGTTGAAGATGAGGCATCTATAATTGTGCAAGTAAACGGCAAGATGCGAGCTAATATATTAGTACCACGTGGAGCGGAACAAGCGGTTGTTGAAGATGCTGCAAAGCATGTAATACTTAAGTGGCTTGAAAATAAAGAGGTAGTTAAAGTAGTGTTTGTAAAAGATCGCTTGATTAATTTTGTAGTTAAGTGA